The Brachyspira aalborgi genome has a segment encoding these proteins:
- a CDS encoding chemotaxis protein CheX, whose amino-acid sequence MTTNTIKFMDVRFINPFIVSLVSIFKEMAGITMEKGTLVKGQGRKLFSGYGVAIGIVGDVNGQVLYEFPENFSQLLTENLTEKKRSEYDSEEEFEDMMRSVINEIGNTISGLAITKLSEEGISCDITPPILYFGKEIQIIPKNLKTIIIPFQSNIGFVSVNIAMDI is encoded by the coding sequence ATGACTACAAATACCATAAAATTTATGGATGTGAGATTTATAAATCCTTTCATAGTTTCTTTAGTTTCAATATTTAAAGAAATGGCGGGAATAACTATGGAAAAAGGAACTTTAGTAAAAGGACAGGGAAGAAAACTCTTTTCAGGTTATGGCGTAGCTATAGGAATAGTAGGAGATGTAAACGGACAGGTTTTATACGAATTCCCAGAAAATTTTTCACAACTTCTAACGGAAAATCTTACCGAAAAAAAGCGTTCAGAATACGATTCTGAAGAAGAATTTGAAGATATGATGAGAAGCGTTATTAATGAAATAGGAAATACTATAAGCGGACTTGCAATAACAAAATTATCGGAAGAAGGAATAAGTTGCGATATTACTCCTCCTATATTATATTTCGGAAAAGAGATTCAAATTATACCGAAAAATCTAAAAACTATTATTATTCCTTTTCAATCAAATATAGGATTCGTCAGCGTTAATATAGCGATGGATATTTAA
- a CDS encoding CapA family protein: MKFKYILLILFIISLFNSCDKNNISKKEEVKSAKLVFVGDIMTHPNIVKSFENKDILFDLKDYLKGDIVFANLEFTVDTNKPPMPYPEFNGSIEYLRYFFNYFNLFSVANNHAYDQGAQAEAETIAEIERNNKLIIGGSTNSKDIKPLITNINNIPIFLSAYTMLDNGISYRSNENGYFYFMNFFPKKEDLIEKIKDDLKLATNNELKIISLHFGLEYTTKPEEKTIEIARDLIENGVDIIIGHHPHVPRCSEIYEGTNHKGIIIYSLGNFISSHKGRFPYLDIGTILSLEIKENKEINFEFMPTYYAFFYKNKLSKNDFDFIIKPIKENPDIEMPKLKTNYIYSNYDTNAIKNGYKLINEFYSNLTNNNISL; the protein is encoded by the coding sequence GTGAAGTTTAAATATATATTATTAATTTTATTTATAATATCTTTATTTAATTCATGCGATAAAAATAATATTTCTAAAAAAGAAGAAGTTAAATCTGCAAAGCTCGTTTTTGTAGGCGATATAATGACTCATCCAAATATAGTAAAATCGTTTGAAAATAAAGATATTCTTTTTGATTTGAAAGATTATTTAAAAGGCGATATTGTATTTGCAAATTTAGAATTTACTGTCGATACAAATAAACCGCCAATGCCTTATCCTGAATTTAACGGTTCAATAGAATATTTAAGATATTTTTTTAATTATTTTAATTTATTTTCTGTGGCAAATAATCATGCATACGACCAAGGAGCGCAAGCCGAAGCCGAAACTATAGCTGAAATTGAAAGAAATAATAAATTAATAATTGGAGGCTCTACGAATAGTAAAGATATAAAACCTTTGATAACCAATATTAATAATATTCCGATTTTTCTATCCGCTTATACAATGCTTGATAACGGAATAAGTTATAGAAGCAATGAAAACGGATATTTTTATTTTATGAATTTTTTTCCTAAAAAAGAAGATTTAATTGAAAAAATAAAAGACGATTTAAAATTAGCGACTAATAACGAATTAAAAATTATATCTCTTCATTTTGGTTTGGAATATACTACAAAACCCGAAGAAAAAACTATAGAAATTGCAAGAGATTTAATAGAAAACGGAGTCGATATAATAATAGGACATCATCCTCATGTTCCAAGATGTTCTGAAATATACGAAGGAACAAATCATAAAGGAATAATAATATATTCGCTTGGAAATTTTATATCGAGCCATAAAGGACGATTCCCATATTTGGACATTGGAACGATTTTATCTTTGGAAATAAAAGAAAATAAAGAAATTAATTTTGAATTTATGCCGACTTATTACGCTTTCTTTTATAAAAATAAATTAAGTAAAAATGATTTTGATTTTATAATTAAACCGATAAAAGAAAATCCCGATATTGAAATGCCGAAACTCAAAACAAATTATATTTATAGCAATTACGATACAAACGCGATAAAAAACGGTTATAAATTGATAAATGAATTTTATAGTAATTTGACGAATAATAATATTTCATTATGA
- a CDS encoding peptidoglycan recognition protein family protein has product MKNIVLCLFISISIDLIACNNDKNEINENISNSEKSKLKELEINNKYKIEPNDLRLNLLREYTKKHYGEACVYLNNPQIIVIHSTEIENLEIVVNIFKNDLLIGRTDIELGGEVNVGTHFIIDTNGEIYSNTPLDYIARHTIGFNYTAISVENIGFADNLTEEQFNSNIKLIKYLKNKYNSIKYIIGHYEYNNNSLPHFNLYKELDINYIHTIKIDPGTNFMNRIRNKLYNYGNSDNLFN; this is encoded by the coding sequence ATGAAAAACATCGTTCTTTGCTTATTTATATCTATATCTATAGATTTAATCGCTTGTAATAATGATAAAAATGAAATAAACGAAAATATTTCAAATTCGGAAAAATCAAAACTTAAAGAATTAGAAATAAATAATAAATACAAAATAGAACCAAACGATTTGAGATTAAATTTATTAAGAGAATATACAAAAAAACATTATGGAGAAGCTTGTGTATATTTAAATAATCCTCAAATAATAGTGATTCATTCTACAGAAATAGAAAATCTTGAAATAGTTGTTAATATATTTAAAAACGATTTATTGATTGGCAGAACGGATATTGAGCTTGGAGGCGAAGTTAATGTTGGAACACATTTTATAATTGACACAAATGGAGAGATATATTCAAATACGCCTTTAGATTATATAGCGAGACATACGATTGGTTTTAATTATACGGCTATAAGCGTAGAAAATATAGGATTTGCAGACAATTTAACCGAAGAACAATTTAATTCAAATATTAAACTAATTAAATATTTAAAAAATAAATATAATAGTATAAAATATATTATCGGGCATTATGAATATAATAATAATTCTTTACCGCATTTTAATTTATATAAAGAATTGGATATTAATTATATTCATACAATAAAAATTGACCCTGGAACAAATTTTATGAATAGAATTAGGAATAAATTATATAATTATGGAAATTCTGATAATTTATTTAATTGA
- a CDS encoding hemolysin family protein: MEILIIYLIEILIIMIFIMLSALFSGSETAYTTIDEVTLMRLVREKKIKEEDMKYWAKSSSMIPTLLVGNNIVNITASSIATVLAIRIAQALPNFSENIMVTISTATITVLIIIFGEILPKVLMRVNAEKTIPYLLYFMKICHLIFKPITFLMDKITTFIMNYLVPKKLRNPEKRSALASMDDIATIIDMGHKEGIIKESTHELLTGVIDFRSKTVEDIMTPRVDMVCIEAETDINDIIQLTVETGLSRFPVYEETIDHIIGIFHTRSLFKDYLKSNKNTKTKNKAIDYIMLPYFIPETKTISSLFNDMQKKKLQMAITIDEYGGTSGLVTMEDIVEEIMGDIEDESDKKEEDLIKFKGKRIIVNGTASIEDINEVLNWNIEEHEEYQTIAGYVIDKLDHIPETNERLILNGYRIRIMKIEDRRIIEMEFTPIKNIRIIETNEEEIKNIANENKEDNI, translated from the coding sequence ATGGAAATTCTGATAATTTATTTAATTGAAATATTAATTATAATGATTTTTATAATGCTTTCCGCTCTTTTTTCGGGAAGCGAAACGGCATACACAACTATAGACGAAGTGACTTTAATGCGTCTTGTAAGAGAGAAAAAAATTAAAGAAGAAGACATGAAATATTGGGCTAAATCAAGCTCAATGATACCGACATTACTCGTTGGAAACAATATAGTCAATATTACGGCAAGTTCTATCGCTACTGTTTTAGCCATAAGAATAGCTCAAGCTCTGCCAAATTTTTCTGAAAATATTATGGTTACAATATCAACCGCTACTATAACCGTTCTTATTATAATATTCGGAGAAATTCTACCAAAAGTATTAATGAGAGTAAACGCCGAAAAAACTATTCCTTATCTTTTATATTTTATGAAAATATGCCATTTGATTTTTAAGCCGATAACTTTTTTAATGGATAAAATAACTACTTTTATAATGAATTATTTAGTTCCAAAAAAATTGAGAAATCCTGAAAAAAGAAGCGCTCTTGCAAGTATGGACGATATTGCCACAATAATAGATATGGGACATAAAGAAGGAATTATTAAAGAATCGACTCATGAATTATTAACGGGAGTAATTGATTTTAGAAGTAAAACCGTAGAAGATATAATGACGCCAAGAGTAGATATGGTTTGCATAGAAGCTGAAACCGATATAAACGATATAATTCAACTTACTGTAGAAACGGGACTTTCAAGATTTCCCGTATATGAAGAGACTATAGACCATATAATCGGAATATTTCATACTCGCTCGTTATTTAAAGATTATTTAAAATCGAATAAAAATACAAAAACAAAAAATAAAGCGATTGATTATATAATGCTTCCTTATTTTATTCCCGAAACAAAAACTATAAGCAGTTTATTTAACGATATGCAAAAAAAGAAATTGCAAATGGCTATAACGATTGACGAATACGGCGGAACTTCAGGGCTTGTAACTATGGAAGATATAGTAGAAGAGATTATGGGCGATATAGAAGACGAAAGCGATAAAAAAGAAGAAGATTTAATTAAATTTAAAGGCAAAAGAATAATAGTAAACGGCACGGCTTCAATAGAAGATATTAACGAAGTTTTAAATTGGAATATTGAAGAACATGAAGAATATCAAACTATAGCGGGTTATGTTATTGACAAATTAGACCATATTCCCGAAACTAACGAAAGATTAATATTAAACGGTTATAGAATAAGAATAATGAAAATTGAAGACAGAAGAATAATAGAAATGGAATTTACGCCTATAAAAAATATAAGAATTATTGAAACAAACGAAGAAGAAATTAAAAACATAGCAAACGAAAACAAAGAGGATAATATATAG